A region of Gracilinanus agilis isolate LMUSP501 chromosome 3, AgileGrace, whole genome shotgun sequence DNA encodes the following proteins:
- the TCEA3 gene encoding transcription elongation factor A protein 3 codes for MGQEEELLRIAKKLDKMVSRKNTEGALDLLKKLSDYKMSIQLLQTTRIGIAVNGVRKHCLDKEVVALAKILIKNWKRLLDTPETPKKEKAVEREKEKKKEQNVDLSDWKPLGAFSPQSRSPREEPKDRYVARSQDPLDSTPGVIFVRQWAVFVGGKRGFLAISPWGGLLNSLTHIYQELKGTDMKYRNRVRSRISNLKDPRNPNLRRNVLCGAISTSLIARMTAEEMASDELKELRNAMTLEAIREHQMAKTGGTTTDLFQCNKCKKKNCTYNQVQTRSADEPMTTFVLCNECGNRWKFC; via the exons GAAGGAGCCCTGGATCTCCTGAAGAAACTGAGTGACTACAAGATGTCAATCCAGTTACTGCAG ACCACCAGGATTGGGATTGCCGTCAATGGGGTCCGTAAGCACTGCCTGGATAAGGAGGTGGTGGCGTTGGCCAAAATCCTCATCAAGAACTGGAAACGGCTCCTGG ATACCCCAGAGACCCCTAAAAAGGAAAAAGCggtggaaagagaaaaagagaagaagaaagagcaaAATGTCGACCTTTCGGATTGGAAACCCCTGGGGGCTTTTTCCCCACAGAGCAGAAGCCCGAGGGAAGAGCCCAAGGACAGGTATGTTGCCAGG AGCCAGGATCCACTGGATTCCACACCTGGTGTTATCTTTGTTAGACAGTGGGCTGTGTttgtgggagggaagagaggctTCCTCGCCATTTCCCCTTGGGGGGGACTCCTTAACTCCTTAACACATATATATCAAGAGCTGAAGGGCACAGACATGAAATACCGGAACAGGGTACGCAGCCGGATCAGTAACCTCAAGGACCCCAGGAACCCCAACTTGAGAAGGAACGTGCTGTGTGGGGCCATCTCCACCAGCCTCATTGCCAGGATGACAGCAGAG GAAATGGCGAGTGATGAGCTGAAAGAGCTGAGGAATGCCATGACCCTGGAGGCCATCCGAGAGCACCAGATGGCCAAGACAGGGGGCACAACGACTGACCTGTTCCAGTGCAACAAGTGTAAAAAGAAGAATTGTACCTACAACCAG GTGCAGACAAGAAGTGCTGATGAGCCCATGACCACTTTTGTCTTATGCAATGAGTGTGGCAACCGCTGGAAG TTCTGCTGA